In Nicotiana tabacum cultivar K326 chromosome 10, ASM71507v2, whole genome shotgun sequence, the DNA window AAATGTTGGACCCACTAGAACCCTTGTCGAGAGTCGTCTCCTCTAAGCAAGTCCCGAATATATAAAAACAAACAACTGGTGCTACGTTAGCATACGAATACTCCAAAGAAGCAACTGAATGAATCATCTTCGTTGTGCATCATATTCACAAGAAGTATAAAATTTCCATGACCTTCACATGAATCGGTAAGGTGAACTGTAGCACATATCCATCAAAtccttgctcgaattaccccgTATGTTCTCTTCCtcagtcataactaacccaccaaCTTACCGATAACAAAAAAAACACACAACCACGCGACCCAATCATCGATAATCAATTCCTTATAAATTTGTGCACTTGGAACATGGATTTGAAAGAGGAAAATTGAGGTTTTAGCCTACAACTTAGGAgagtaaaatttggggatttgaaggtgGATTTAGACTTtattttggaatctaatcacatatttggactcatggGGTTATGATCGGGATCTATCCAATAACctgagttttgaccaagtgggctcggattgacttttgttgactttttagatatTGAATGAAGATTCaagctttattatttgaaattgattcctgtagctttatttgatgttattgagttatttttcgctagatttgagccatttggatgGTGATTTGCAATGAAAgatatttttggagtattgatttggcttgtttgaggtacgTATCTTGCCTAGCCTTGgtttgaggcactagttgcttgaCTTGTTGATGATTGCTACATGCTAAGAGTGATGCACATACAGGAGATGAGCATGTGTGCATGCACCGAGTTTTTGTCCATGTTGTATAGTTCTTAGGCTATGTTATCCCTCGTATTGAATACTATGCTCCTTGCTATGTGATTTGGACCGGATTGGTAGCACATGAATGGTCTCTGCGGTTTGAGTTATAATAGCACATGAGTGACCTATGTGGTTGTTAtataatggcacgtgagttgtccgtgcagtatgTGATAAGAATCTATCCTCCTAGGGTCGttctctcatgtttctctcttgatgacgTCCACGCGATATGAGAAAAACTGATCAGTGTTTGGTTATTGCATCTCTTCTCTATTTGCAAACACCTTGGGTATATACATGATTTTAtcgcatatcttctttatatgctagTTTTGAAAGGTATACATGCATCTTTATGCATAACCGTTTGATAAAAAAAGTGAGGGCATGATACATATCTTTTCTATATATTAACCTGTGTATATTGACTTGATTCTtaatgcatatcttctctatatattAATGATCCTTTGGTGATAAATGGATATCTTCTTTATACGCCGAGTTATTGAACTATTATAAGATGTGCATCAATTAGGTTATACTTGTATTTTCATGCTTAGTTTTGGTATCATTATTGTCTACTTGTATATTTATGATCTGAGTAGGTTGGTAAGTGAGTATCATTGGTAATTTTTTCCACTATTACCTTGTCGAGGTTAGTCATAATACTTAAGGAGTACATGAGATctattgtactcatactacacttcacacttaattgtgcagattcaggtgttggATCCAATCTAATTTTGTGAGTGGAGCTATTCATTATGCTTTGGAGACCAAGGTAGAGCTGCTCCCTGATTGCAGTTCTCTCTTGCTATGTTAatgattgttgttgtttcagACAATATATTTgtatttcagacttgtattcgtGTTGTAGAGCTTATGATTCGGTATTACCAGTTCTAGGGAGTTGTATTATGATTTGATATTATCAATGGCTATTTGCCTCTCAGACTTATCTTTTCTGTAATTCGTTATCATGTTTCTTTAATATTtcatgattggcttgcctagcaagtggttTAGGCCCCATCACAACCGGTGGTGATTTTGCGTCGTGACATGGATCAGATattaaatagaaaaagaaaaagaaaaatagtggaCATAGATATTTAGCCAAGTGATGAGCTAATTAAGTCATATTAGTAATGAAATAGTACTAAAAATTTATTATTGTATTCTTTTATCATACAAGAGCTAATCACCGACgatatgatttcttttaatttcatACTTTGTTTTTTTTGGATACATTGCGTAGAGAAAGAATAATAGTTGAAATTTTGTTAATTCACTTAGATTTAATGAGCTCAAACAAAtacaataatattttattattattttctttaatattaacCACGCATCGCGTGGGTTCTAATATTAGTATGGTGTATATAGGTAAAAATTTACCTGCACCGGCTGTTTACACCAAGCCAACAAATATAAgacatatattttgtatatatagttTTCAATACTTAATTATAATTAAATGGAATGCATTTTCACTTTAATTTGTTGATTTATATATTTCTTTGTATTTATTAGCATATGCAGATACTACGAGAAATTACAACAAATACTGCAATAATCATAATTCATAACTCATGGCCTTGTCACGTCTTGCAATTCTTTTGGGACATTTTGTTCAAATATTTGTGCTAGGTCCTACTACAGTTTGCGTGATTCTAGACAACTCTCAAACTGAAACTTTTTATCACGTGTATCACATAAAATAGTATCCCATTAATTATGTGACAATCCTAACGTAACTAAAATAAGACATTTTGAAAGTAAAGGAGTGTGGGGTGAGAGTAGTAGAGACCATTATCTCGACAATAATGAATCAAAGTTAGTATTTTCGATGAATATTCCCATTAAGTAATCATGCATTATGATAAGAACAATATTCAATCCTCTAAAAAATATAGCGCTTTGTTCTCTTTTGATTATTTCATCGCATATACTTGCAATAGCATTCAAGTAATACCCTTATATTTCACCTGTTTCGACCTCACATTTTATTCATGACTTGACGACTATTTATTCCTATTTTTGCGAGGGAATCCAACTTGTTTTGAAATAAGATATCTCATTTTAGTTTCTTAACGATGTCCAATTGTATAAGGCAAAAAAGTGGACGTATGATGTTACAaacgtaaaaattgcatggggcgccctatttggttgcccccatttaacatatacccatttttttaaaaacttttaatttgtacccattttttaaataactttagccccctttctcctcctctttctcctccttcgttttcttcttctttcttctgctgctgtTGATGCAGATTATTTTTTaggtaaaatttcttttaaactgtTGGCGCATAGAAATTAAAACTTTCTTTTGTACCTTTATATgattaaaaaagaaattattttccatAGTTCCTTTTGTGAGTGGAAATTATCAAGATACCATTGTTAAGATTTTAACAAACTAATACATAGACCACTTCCCTCATCCTCGGGAAGCTGTTCACTGGTTCCCAAACCTTCCTCCATCTGAAGCCTTCCAGTAGAGCAAGATGAATGAGAAAAGGTCAGTAGCGATTAGATACATGTATCAAGAACTCTAGCCAACTTTTCACGTGGAACAGATCTCTTCCTTCATTAATGACTTGAAAGATAGAACTTTTCACGTGCTGAGATTTTACCCCAAAGATTTTAACAAACTAGCAAGTTGTTTGATGGATGGATCCCCAGCTTATTTGAGCAGATCCTATTCTAAAGCTAGCTTCCaaataacttcagctctagagctgaagttcgacagttacaaaacaaaaacttcagctctaaagctgaagttcgATAGTTATAAAAACAGCTCTAGTGctgaagtttgccagttacaaaaacaaaaacttcagctctagagttgaagttcgccagttacaaaacaaaaacttcagctctagagctgaagttcgccagttacaaaacaaaaacttcagcaaaaaacaaaaacttcagctcgcCAGTTactaaacaaaaacttcagctctagagctgaagctcgccagttacaaaacaaaaacttcagctctagagctgaacttcaggcccggctactagaatgctgaacttttgcgtgattgcctttgctacttcaaccatgtatgctgaagttatgcgaaaaaacgGGTacacttgtaatttttttttgcaaatcgGGCATAAGTTAAAAcatgacacaaaaagcgggtatagatgcaaatgcctcCTCGAAAAAGATTAAGAGCATGTACTTGGGCCTGGAAAGGGTTGCACAGGGGTCAGAATGTGAAACAACCCAATAAGAGGTTATCGGATTACAATTGGGATCGAGGTTGAGGTACATGTTTCAAGGAATTGCCCGACAAGAGTAATTATAGTTACTATAACTATCAGCTCATGGAAGTGTAGGGGTATGTGAATAGaagtcttttctttattttggcttAACTCTTGTTGAAGCACTCTCGAACCtccctccatttttctttttcattttcctcttttcaGTTGTTCATTTGGTTGTTGCTACTTTGAGAGTTTGTTTTAGATTTGTAATTCTATCTTCTGGTCAATACAATATGGATCCACTACAAATTATTACTTTAAAGTAAAATGTCTTACTTTAATTATGAGACCACCCTTACATTACTAAGGCAGGTAAGTGACACTCATAAAAAACTTACTCATATCTGCATATCTGTATATTGTGCTGGAAGGAGATTCAATTGAACATTAACTAAACATTAACATTAAATAAATTCGATACAAAGGGGGAAAATAGCTAATTAGTGAAGGGAGTGTGACTTTGACAGTTAACGCTATAATGTGAAAAAGGAAGACGTGCTTACTACTACTCTTTAGATGTGCACCCCGCCACCAAGGTCCCATTATGCACCAAACTAAAGTTGTTCCATTCAAATCAAACTAAAATTTTCTCAATCcattactttttctttttctctatttCGCATTTCATCAAACAGTTGATCGTCGATCCAACTTCATTCCCAGCGATCATCATTGACGATCATGAGAAAACATTTGTCCTCGTCCGTAGCACCACCACCTTCTCCGATTCCCACAGGCAGAGGGTCACGTTCGGCTGTCGACTCAATCTTGGGAGAGTACATTGATCAATCAATCCACGTTCCTCACTTGACTCTCCCGAAAAATACACATCGTTGGGTGCCTGATGAAATCTATTATCCGTCACTTTTGCTGAGGGAAAATGATGCAATGAATAGGTTGTTGAGCTCTGCTGCTGAATTCGGAGTGGTGAGGATTATTGGTCACGGCATATCTAGTGAAGCGTTAAGAACAATGCTGACTGAGAATGAATGGTTGTTTAGATTATCAAGAGGAAAGTATGGTAATTATGATAAGTTCGTTTGGGATTGGTCTGATAACACGATGGTACAAAAGGCCAAGGTTGCCATAGGGGAGcaaaattttctatttttccGGTAAGCTCTAAAACATATATTAATTTTcttgtgtttttcttttattatttggaTTTAAACCTGTCTTTAATCTCTGATGCATGGAATTTGGACCATTATACCTGTCATGATTCAAATTCACATCATCGACATTCGGCACACTATTTGATCCGAGCGAACCAAAATCATatgatgcacccaaatcatatgcatgaaatCAACTTAACTGCGAAAGTTCTTTGAAAATCATATATATTTTCAAGGTAAATATTCCactctaaatatatatatttcattaaacctatattgaaaaggttagaaagataAAATTTTAAAGGATTTTAATAAAGTTGGGGGTTTAACAAATGAATTGAATGGTAACCTGATTTGGGAACATGTTGTAATCACTGTATCAAAGAATAGAAATAAACACTTGGGACAATTTCagactaaagaaaataagaataaCATATAGCTATCATGAAATAGAACGGGTGCCTCAACATATATCTCAAGAAGAGAGTCATTATATTCTAACCAAGCCTGCTCATCACGTACTACACCTCATCCTAAAATATGTAAAGTAGGCGGGACACTGGAGGGAGCCCACGTGAGCTGGGTACACTGTCAtagtactcaataagtatcataaaCTTTCTCTAATTCAAGCTCCTAGGAAAGGCTTTACGAAAAAAATGCAACCAATAGTTAATGTACAACGATATTCAGTTATATCAATCATGATCTTTATCATTTTCAATGAAAAGTGAAATATAAACCATGATATAACTTTTAAAATATGAATATCAATCCATAATTTTAATAAAGATCATGCAAAATCATTTCAATTTTATTAAGTCATCAAAATCATTTTCGGCTTCTTAGGtctaaacataagaaaattctcttttaccTTTTACAGGGAGCACTATACCGATACCGACATAATAAATAACTATTAGGTGATCAAACTAGCAATAAGTATTTGACCATACTTATTCAGGGGGCTTCTTGTAATACTGTACAAGTCGACTTAACCTTATTAACTTAAGTAATAATAATCTTCCCTCATGATAGGGGACTTTATCCCCCCAAATCTCGGCTTAGCCATGAAATATATCCCTACAATGGCACATGCAATTCTATGGTAACGAGCTCAATATTAGAATCAATATCGATAGTCTCCACTAgcaatttccaaaatatttaacatataaaaaatattttatagtcTAATAGCATCAAAGGATCTATTCTTTTATCAAATTATGATGTCCATAGTCAATCTAAACCATTGGACAAAATCAAATgaataacatttttcatgttgaaAGCTTTAGCAATATAACATCAAtcttttaaaatataacaagTGGTATACCACTTATCAAGTTTCAAAAAGAAATACTTTTTCATAAATATATATCTTTAGCATTCAACAATTTATACTCTTATTAATatatataagtttaaaaaaaagttatatcACTTGCCTCAAGTGTCATTTTACCCATAagtttttgaaaataagattttttaaaataaaatcacatgataCTTCATATGCAACGCAATTTTAAAACACATGGCGAAATTATTCCCTGCTTGTTTCCACAAATGTGGATGCACATTTATAAAAACAATCTCACATATTAACTAAAAATATTCTTTTAGAGAAAATCTCTCAAGAAGAGAAAGTTTTTATCAACTTAGTTCACTTTTGCTTTACTAATTTTAAGCCCTTCTCTTTCGATATTCTAACTTTGATTAAAATTCTCAATCATCACCGACTAGTCGGTATCAACAACTAGAATCACAAATACATCAAAACCTAAcacaaaatatttattaaatatacTAAGGTTCACAAGTTCGTTACAAGCCATCTACAACTTGAATCGTCCAGTAGGTTCACTGAGTAGCCTATTTGATTTTATGATACTACATTAATTACCCAATACCAGCAAGATACTATTCATTGTTTTCTTTaatcaacattttaaaaatatttaattcagGTAAATACTTAGTTTTTCACTTTTAATTTAACTAACAAATAATTTAATAGGTTAATTGCAtctattaattttattttcaagAATACTATTCACCTTCTCCCTCATTTTCTTAAGTAGGTTTTTACAACATGAAGTAGGTTTCCCTCATTCACACCATGAAGTAGGTTTTTAAAGTTCAACTTTTTAACCATTACAACTTCTAATAAATGCTACAAATACTTCTAACTATTCATAGTAAATGAGTTTGGAGAATTAAAATTATTTCTTGTAGACCTCTtaaaaaatcacaactttaatgATTTTTTAATTCTTGAAGATTTGATGCTGAAATACATTTGTATGCTAAGATGATGATAAAATTCATGTACGTTGAGTAAAATCAACTCAAACCATCATTTAGAACATACCTTGGATAGTAGACTTGATTTGGAGCTCAAAATCGCCTCTTGGAAGTCCCAAACCTAGCCACTTTAAAGATAATGGCTCCAAAACTGCTCTTTAAACAACACTGGATGTCCCATGCAATGGTTGTGCGTGCATGGTCATCGCATGTCTGGGACTCTCTTTCACATTTGGTAAAAAAGTCATAACTtattgtaggaatgtccaaacgATAAATAATTTGAACTATTGAAAACTGGATTCAAAGACCTTAAATTTGATTGACAACATCACTTAACGCCTTATATATTGTGGGTGCTCCTGAACGAGAAGGAaggatcttcaatttatagaagtctaaaacattttcctccaagaaaaaaaactagccaaatatgaaagaattatattttcctttttcgtgaaaggaaaaaataattatgttAAATATGTTGTCCTTCCTTTAAAAGATAGGTAAAACAAACATGGTAAGAAAATTAGGACAAACACATACCAATTATGAGCTTGTAAATTCCATATAAGCACTCCATGGTAGTACCCACCTCTTCATGAAGGTTACTAATGATAGATACATCATCCGTCTTGTTTCTGGTAACTATAATAATCTTCTTTTTTCATGAACCATCACCTTAAGGTGACTTTGCTTATTCCGATTCTTCCCCACTTAGGAGTAAGTTCAATTTCAAACTCTTAGTTGTCAGTCAGACTTCATTAAAGTCACTATTTCAAGGTAGAACTTCCTTTTAACTATTGATATGTTTTCCCCTGCTAGTACTAGTATAGGTCATTTTCTTCCCAGCTAGGAACGACAGTTTATAGTTTTTATTTTCCATCGAGCCTTGACTTATATTTCGTCATTATGTCGTAAAACAaaatctttattttgttttcttaaacGAAAAGGGGTTATGTTACGCTACAGTACTTGTAACCTTGTGGTCAAGTAGGAGCTTCTATATGAAAAGTCCCTTTTATATTGCAACGAAATAAAAGGAACGAACATGTGATTCCAATTTCCAATTCTTTTATGGAGTGCTTCGGTAAAATATCACGTAAACGTTGTGCCCAATAAAATACTATTTGATCTATTACAATaggaaattagaaaaaaaaaacaataagaaATAAATTCACAAATACCTACTCAACCTAAATTATTTATGGCTCTACCCATTTCATAGACCATAGCATGCCCTTTAAAGATCAGCCACCTTTATTGATTCTTCTTTTGCTTTGTATTTTTTAGTTAGTATTATTTTTTCAGTGCAAAGTGCAGTGGTGGATCCCATGTTTGATTTTCTAATTTCATTCATATTTTTATCTCCATAATCTGTTTTAAGCACTTTTTttgctcattttctttaattttttctccttttttatacaataaaaaataactaatattgtaacatttcatttactttttatttttttacttttatataattgatagagtatttttttcttcttttttcatatGTTTCATTTTTTCCATATTAGTTATCAAAAAATTAACCTATATAGtatatttttttcctcttttttttttaaatgtgtaTTACTAGAAATATTTCTAGATATGATCTAAAATTATATATCATTATAATAAAATGGTATACCAGTATAATAAAGTCGCATATTAGTGCTTAATACAGTATACTGTTACattatattgtatactataatagtataatGTTATATTATACTGTATTGTATAATGCAacaatatactattatagtattaGCTTCCATGTTGTTGAATTACATATTGTATACCAAAATGGCATATAGTATATCAAAATGGTATCTTGTATTTTTTGTTCAATAGTATACGGTTACATTATACTGTAcattataataatatattattttaattaattatatattattaaattaattattatataccaTAATAGTATATAATATTTGGTATGTAGTAAAAGTTTATTTTCGTTGTTAGTTAACTCAATTTTAAtctaaaattcaaaaatttactCTAAAATCTCCACCAAATTGGCTCAAAATTTAGCCACAACCTCCGATCAATATTTTAAACATACTCTAGTCAAAATCAAACTGAAATAACTATACACTCAACAAACCCTAAAAATGTATCACTATTCCCTTAATTAAACAACCATAGCTCCGCGATCTTCTCCACAAACACCCACATGGATTCAAATGCAGATATCTTGTTGAAGGATGAGAAGCTTAGAAGTTTTCAGCTAGCGAATAAACGTGAAGAATTTTGGTGCAAATATCTTTTAGGAAGAGATGGGTGAGAGAGAGTAAATAATTTTAGTGGGATATGTATTTTTGTTAACTCTTTTGAATATGGATAAAAAGGGGTAATTAGTTTGAACTGAATAAGCAGTCCTCGTAGTGAATCTGGCTATTCTTGAATTTCTCCCTCCAAACTATGGAACTTTTTTTGGGCCGTAGCCTAACTGATAAAAGGGCAAATTATGCAAAATACCAATTGAGCTTAAAATAATTACCCTTTTCTATACATTTGAAAATTATTTGTAATATATACCTACCCAATTAAAATTAATTACCCCTACCTACCCACACCCATCCCAACTTTTTTTACCCATTTAGCTTAGCTTACCTTGATTTGGATTGAATTGACTTGGCTTGGCTTAGCTTGGTTTAGTAGCTTTGTTTGACTTTATTTGGTTGTCTTTGACTGGATATTAAAAAAGAAATGGGTAGGGGGAAAACTTAAGTTTCTGCCGCCCGGATATTTCCCAAAGAACCCCCtgataaaatttacaattttaaTTGGAATCCTTTCACTCTTAACCCCTggtctcgagttcgagccctAAGAATGAAGAACTTCTTGTAATACATAACAACTTATCCTCATACATAGCTTACCCGACATGAATCCGTATTAATCAGCTAATAAGTTTTGAATTCCGGATGAATAACTAAAAAGAAGTAAAgttttaaaaaaagtattttttattcTTGTTATACTTAACaattttatattctgtttttctttttctttatttgatttaaaaaatgaagaagattGATAATGATATATTTAATTTTGGTGCAGGCAACAGTTGGAAGAGGTATTGAAGAAACTAAAAGGAATAGCAAAAGAAGTGGATGAAATAATCAGAATGAGTAACACTAGTGATGAATCTTGGAAGAAAATTGAAGCAGAAGAAGTAAAGATGTACATATACAGATGCACAAAGAACCAATCGAGTAGCATGGACCAAACATGGCTTCCGCCCCACAATGCAACACTTGAAGATTCATTTAAGTATGCTTTGAACCTTTATCTCCCACTAGAACCACTTGAATTCTCTGTGCATTCAAAACGTGGTCGATTGCCGTTTAAGACCAGCCCACACACAATCATTGTCACTCTTGGACATCAACTTGAGGTATTTATAATATTTCCTCGTATAACAATATATATTTATAGACAAACATTAATACACTCTTGATGCCATTAAATTAGGAATATCGCAGCTCTCGCTTGATTGCAATTCAGGATCTTTACACAGATAGTAGGACAaattcattatttactttttttgACTGGTATACATAGATTATGCATTAATTATAATCAATTTTACACACACAcctatacatatacatatatatatatatatatatataaaccaacAAATCTCTtctcaactttaacaatattaaaacaagACTAAGTGCTCATGTGAGCGACTATTCAGGTTAATTCTTCTTTAATATTAACTAATTAGGAGCACACTAAAATTCAAACTCAGTGACATTGTGGTTTAATTTTgagtaggggtgtacatggaacgggttggttcggtttttatcaaaaccaaaccaaaccaaatatatcggtttggattggttcggttttgtcgggtttttcgggtttttttgttacatgaatattatttcaatcttactttgttaaaattatagataaagctttaataaatgaatatatgtttaataaatatggaaaaaattgacaaacatatgatctattaaaatattctaaggggagaatttttttagtaacacatgatagttattttcttagtcgtctaacaataatgtttcgttaatttacgctttcaagGTCAATACATGAGAGGATAcccaaatatttctacattttctaaagaaaattcactgtaagtcttaaaaatataattaaaatttatatatttatatgtcggtttggttcggattaTTTTACTCAATATCAAACCAAGTCTAGTCtggttttttaatcggtttggtttgatttttcggtttggtgcggttttccggttcggtttgaaCACTCCTAATTTTGAATGATTGATTTTTGCCCTTAATCATCAAGCATAATGAATTATTTTTACAGAACCTTTTTCTTAAAGAAAATTTAGAAATTTACTACCAAATTCAGTCTCAATTATAGTCACTTGGCAAACTGAATTTGTTGTAAAATATTAGATGTTTTAGAAAATATGTAtattacttattattattatttaattagtgtattgttagctaagtacgattatctaaaaataaatgaagaattGTATAGACAACGATTCAAAtgattaaagcaattaaatatcTTTGTTACGTTAAAGGGCAAAGACCTTAAACGTCAGTACAAGCATCGTTTGGTGTTACTCAGTTAAATGAAGCTTAGcatgaactaagatcaaacaatgATTGAAAagcaatttctgaaaataaatttgtaaaagaaAGAATGCAATGTTATGTGGAAATGGTGATACGATTAAACTAAAATATTTCCTTGTAATAGGAATGGAGTGATGGGAAATTCAGGTCAGCGGATGGAGAAGTAGCATTGAAACCAAATCTTCACATAGATCAAGCATTATTATCCTTGGAGCTCAAGTGGTCATTCACTAATTTGAATGATGACGTCTATAAAACAGAAAAGAGAATTACCCTATCTGATCAGGTTTTAATTTTAGTTATATTAATCTTAGTATACAGAATGTTTCTGTTTATGtacacaaataattaaataatttaaaaatattaagtaAAGCAAATGATGTACCTTAAAAAATTAcgtttcattttttctttcttcttccggCTGGTTAATATTATTCCTTAATATTTTGCTGTTATGTCATGTATATAGTGTTTGGTTTTGTAAAGGAAATGA includes these proteins:
- the LOC107780336 gene encoding uncharacterized protein LOC107780336, which encodes MRKHLSSSVAPPPSPIPTGRGSRSAVDSILGEYIDQSIHVPHLTLPKNTHRWVPDEIYYPSLLLRENDAMNRLLSSAAEFGVVRIIGHGISSEALRTMLTENEWLFRLSRGKYGNYDKFVWDWSDNTMVQKAKVAIGEQNFLFFRQQLEEVLKKLKGIAKEVDEIIRMSNTSDESWKKIEAEEVKMYIYRCTKNQSSSMDQTWLPPHNATLEDSFKYALNLYLPLEPLEFSVHSKRGRLPFKTSPHTIIVTLGHQLEEWSDGKFRSADGEVALKPNLHIDQALLSLELKWSFTNLNDDVYKTEKRITLSDQVLILVILILVYRMFLFMYTNN